A single window of Pungitius pungitius chromosome 20, fPunPun2.1, whole genome shotgun sequence DNA harbors:
- the LOC119194538 gene encoding uncharacterized protein LOC119194538 has translation MAGLPVDLLGLKVFILCAGLVGNVFLILAIAHTKFPRVKSFDLFLLGLAAANLEEIAITTAFDVAFLRASSRAVGTWSCRSLKFLSKFGEVASIFFTVLISVFRQQKLSNRANLPIYLDSVGSARMASGACVLLATVVNLPVFAIDPKEPAGNATGNATGCPLDFFQCSASRCPALSGLYKYLFILVCNLLPLAVVTVTGCLILAVLLGKRSKVTPASGGRGRGSGGSTFHRGTVAVLAAMGLFQVEWTLYLILQLPAASVDFAFRAEAELLISFSYTCISPYVYGIGSDLFSLRNFKKT, from the coding sequence ATGGCTGGTCTTCCCGTCGACCTCCTGGGCTTGAAAGTCTTCATCTTGTGCGCGGGACTTGTGGGTAACGTATTCCTCATCCTCGCCATCGCTCACACCAAGTTTCCCCGGGTCAAGTCATTTGATCTGTTCCTCCTGGGACTGGCCGCGGCCAACCTGGAGGAAATCGCCATCACGACCGCCTTCGACGTGGCCTTCCTCCGGGCTTCCTCCCGCGCCGTCGGCACGTGGTCGTGCCGCTCGCTCAAGTTCCTGTCGAAGTTCGGCGAGGTAGCCAGCATCTTCTTCACCGTCCTCATCAGCGTCTTCCGCCAGCAGAAGCTGAGCAATAGGGCCAACCTCCCCATCTACCTGGACAGCGTCGGGTCAGCCCGGATGGCGAGCGGGGCCTGCGTGCTGCTCGCCACGGTGGTCAATCTCCCCGTTTTTGCCATCGACCCCAAAGAGCCTGCGGGGAACGCCACGGGGAACGCCACGGGCTGCCCGCTGGACTTCTTCCAGTGCAGCGCAAGCCGCTGCCCTGCGCTCAGCGGCCTCTACAAGTACCTCTTCATCCTGGTGTGCAACCTGCTGCCTCTGGCCGTCGTCACGGTTACCGGCTGCCTCATCCTCGCAGTGCTGCTGGGCAAGAGGTCGAAGGTGACCCCGgcgtcgggggggagggggagggggagcggaGGTTCGACCTTCCATCGAGGCACCGTGGCTGTGCTGGCGGCCATGGGGTTGTTCCAGGTGGAGTGGACCCTCTACCTGATCCTGCAGCTCCCCGCCGCCTCCGTTGACTTTGCTTTTCGGGCCGAGGCGGAGCTCCTCATCTCGTTTTCCTACACCTGCATCAGTCCGTACGTGTACGGGATTGGGAGTGACCTGTTCTCTCTCAGGAACTTCAAGAAGACGTAG